The Streptomyces sp. NBC_01775 genome includes a region encoding these proteins:
- a CDS encoding helicase-associated domain-containing protein: MSSEQRRGRGGRPDGRGPGSAPRTLAEDLRGRDDAALAALLRVRPDLLSPVPGDLTQLATRAGTRASVVRALERLDQFTLQTAEALAVAPAQGPAQGLAQGPAQGSGSGSAPGRTPGHPEESTPRVRAALAALLPGEEAAERLPHALAELRARALVWGDEERPRLVRTARELLISPSPTGLGPTLAEAAGSAKLSPARLQEVLGAAGLPATHDPVSALAALAALFGDPDRMAALLAQAPEGAEAVLRKLEWGPPYGAVDVNAPSPPVAWLLDRGLLIPAGPDAPGGPAGTGSVVLPREAALHLRGGRAHRELEPVAPRVTAARAHATATVDATAAGQAMTALSTVEELLGYWETEPPTVLRAGGLGVRDLKRTAVALDLPEPAAAFWVELAYAAGLLASDGEADEVYAPTPAYDEWLRAAPAERWAVLATAWMSATRVAGLVGERDAKGRSLAALGPGLDRGSAPEVRRRSLGLLATLEAGSAPDRTSVLERLRWERPLQGAREARESPAERGARGTDGRATDARGTDGRATDGREADARGTDRQGAPGSGAAGRHADATGGLRSRLAHQALDEAESLGVTGRGALASYARPLLEDATREAAKALTPHLPEPVSEVLLQADLTAVAPGPLERELATSLSVLADVESKGGATVYRFTPGSVRRALDTGRTAADLHAFLTAHSRTPVPQPLSYLIDDVARKHGQLRVGAASSYVRCDDDALLAEILADRRSAPLRLRLLAPTVLASPAPPDQLLARLREMGYAPAAESAEGDVLLARPDAHRTPPRTPPDPVPDGPPQPDGTLLAAAIRAIRAGDRAATLPHKPKAPTGQAPTGPVPEGGLPRTVMAETLATMQSATLTGSHLWIGYVNADGAASQRVIAPVKVEGGFVTAYDHTADEVRTYPLHRITGVAEVTES; this comes from the coding sequence ATGAGCAGCGAGCAGAGGCGTGGTCGTGGTGGGCGTCCGGACGGCCGGGGGCCGGGGTCGGCGCCGCGTACGCTCGCCGAGGATCTGCGGGGGCGGGACGATGCCGCGCTCGCCGCGCTGCTGCGGGTGCGGCCCGATCTGCTCTCGCCGGTGCCGGGGGACCTCACCCAGCTCGCCACCCGCGCGGGCACGCGCGCCTCGGTCGTGCGGGCGCTGGAGCGGCTGGATCAGTTCACGCTCCAGACCGCCGAGGCGCTGGCCGTCGCCCCCGCGCAGGGGCCCGCCCAAGGACTCGCGCAGGGGCCCGCGCAGGGGTCCGGATCAGGCTCCGCCCCCGGTCGGACACCAGGTCACCCGGAAGAGAGCACGCCCCGGGTCCGGGCCGCGCTCGCCGCGCTCCTCCCGGGAGAGGAGGCCGCCGAGCGGCTGCCGCACGCGCTCGCCGAGCTGAGGGCGCGCGCCCTCGTGTGGGGCGACGAGGAGCGCCCCCGGCTGGTGCGCACCGCCCGCGAGCTGCTCATCTCGCCCTCCCCCACCGGGCTGGGGCCCACGCTCGCGGAGGCGGCGGGCAGCGCGAAGCTCTCCCCCGCGCGCCTCCAGGAGGTGCTCGGCGCGGCGGGGCTGCCCGCGACCCACGACCCCGTCAGCGCGCTGGCGGCGCTCGCGGCGCTGTTCGGTGACCCGGACCGCATGGCCGCCCTCCTCGCACAGGCACCCGAGGGCGCGGAGGCCGTGCTCCGGAAGCTGGAGTGGGGCCCGCCCTACGGCGCCGTCGACGTCAACGCGCCCTCGCCGCCCGTCGCCTGGCTCCTGGACCGCGGCCTGCTCATCCCGGCGGGCCCGGATGCCCCCGGCGGCCCGGCGGGCACGGGCAGTGTGGTGCTGCCCCGCGAGGCGGCGCTGCACCTGCGCGGCGGCCGGGCGCACCGCGAGCTGGAGCCGGTGGCGCCGCGGGTGACGGCGGCCCGCGCCCACGCCACGGCGACGGTGGACGCGACAGCCGCGGGGCAGGCGATGACCGCGCTGTCGACCGTCGAGGAGCTGCTGGGGTACTGGGAGACGGAACCGCCGACGGTGCTGCGCGCCGGCGGCCTGGGCGTACGCGACCTCAAGCGCACCGCCGTCGCGCTGGACCTGCCGGAGCCCGCTGCCGCCTTCTGGGTGGAACTCGCCTACGCGGCGGGCCTGTTGGCCTCGGACGGCGAGGCGGACGAGGTGTACGCGCCGACGCCCGCCTACGACGAGTGGCTGCGCGCGGCCCCGGCGGAGCGCTGGGCGGTGCTGGCGACCGCCTGGATGTCGGCGACCCGGGTGGCGGGCCTGGTGGGCGAGCGCGACGCGAAGGGGCGCTCCCTCGCCGCGCTGGGACCGGGCCTCGACCGCGGCTCCGCGCCCGAGGTGCGGCGCCGGTCACTCGGCCTGCTCGCCACGCTGGAGGCGGGCTCGGCCCCCGACCGGACCTCCGTACTCGAACGGCTGCGCTGGGAGCGGCCGTTGCAGGGCGCCAGGGAAGCCCGCGAGTCCCCGGCCGAACGCGGCGCACGTGGCACGGACGGACGCGCCACGGACGCGCGCGGCACGGACGGGCGCGCCACGGACGGACGCGAGGCGGACGCGCGCGGCACGGACAGGCAGGGCGCGCCGGGGAGTGGGGCCGCAGGCCGGCACGCCGACGCCACCGGTGGGCTCCGCAGCCGCCTGGCCCACCAGGCGCTGGACGAGGCCGAGTCCCTCGGCGTCACCGGCAGGGGCGCCCTCGCCTCCTACGCGCGTCCCCTGCTGGAGGACGCCACCCGCGAGGCCGCCAAGGCGCTGACCCCCCACCTTCCCGAGCCGGTCTCCGAGGTGCTGCTGCAAGCCGACCTCACCGCCGTCGCGCCAGGCCCTCTGGAGCGCGAACTGGCCACCTCGCTCTCGGTGCTGGCCGACGTCGAGTCCAAGGGCGGCGCCACCGTCTACCGCTTCACGCCCGGCTCGGTGCGCCGCGCGCTCGACACCGGGCGCACCGCGGCCGACCTGCACGCCTTCCTCACGGCGCACTCCCGTACCCCGGTGCCGCAGCCGCTCTCGTACCTGATCGACGATGTGGCGCGCAAGCACGGCCAGTTGCGGGTGGGCGCCGCCTCCTCGTACGTACGCTGCGACGACGACGCGCTGCTCGCCGAGATCCTCGCCGACCGCCGCTCAGCGCCGCTTCGCCTGCGGCTGCTGGCCCCGACCGTGCTGGCCTCACCGGCGCCGCCCGACCAGCTGCTGGCCCGGCTGCGCGAGATGGGCTACGCGCCGGCGGCCGAGTCCGCCGAGGGCGACGTGCTGCTCGCCCGGCCCGACGCGCACCGCACCCCGCCGCGCACCCCGCCGGACCCGGTGCCCGACGGCCCGCCGCAGCCGGACGGGACGCTGCTGGCCGCTGCCATACGGGCCATCCGCGCGGGGGACCGCGCCGCCACTCTCCCCCACAAGCCCAAGGCCCCCACGGGCCAGGCACCCACGGGCCCGGTCCCCGAGGGCGGGCTGCCCCGTACGGTCATGGCCGAGACCCTCGCCACCATGCAGTCC
- a CDS encoding serine hydrolase domain-containing protein codes for MGGNRRVRWGTAAVSTAAVLAGIAGLTGLTGAQQAGAAGHSGGTTRAEPGSALLDKDVAAVRKAGGGKVKVLAQAEDGGGSVRARAGAGKKVPWDARFRAASTSKTFTAVVALQLAAEDKLSLDDTVEKWLPGVVSGHGNDGSRVTVRDLLRQTSGLFDYVDDPELGGVLKDFDKYRHDTTPARDYVAVAMRHKPLFTPGAGKTRWAYSNTNYLLLEMIIEKAGTLPWREQVEHRVIAPLGLRETSIGGANPFMPGPHAKVTLPGADGKPLDATEHSLQHTADSGVISSTRDVNTFFRALMGGKLLPPAQLKEMRHTVERTDDPEDVAAWPKGGYGLGVRETPLSCGGSYWHHEGDGFGSYTRTGVTQDGRRSVAISVTSDGGVPDQVRLNAATRRLVDHALCGKDG; via the coding sequence ATGGGCGGTAACCGACGGGTGCGCTGGGGGACGGCGGCTGTGTCGACGGCAGCCGTGCTGGCCGGGATCGCGGGGCTCACGGGGCTCACCGGGGCCCAGCAGGCGGGCGCGGCCGGGCACTCCGGCGGCACGACGCGCGCGGAGCCCGGCTCCGCGCTCCTGGACAAGGACGTGGCCGCCGTGCGGAAGGCGGGCGGCGGCAAGGTCAAGGTGCTGGCCCAGGCGGAGGACGGGGGCGGTTCGGTGCGGGCCAGGGCAGGGGCGGGAAAGAAGGTGCCGTGGGACGCGCGGTTCCGCGCGGCGAGCACGTCCAAGACGTTCACGGCCGTCGTCGCACTGCAACTGGCCGCCGAGGACAAGCTGTCCCTGGACGACACCGTGGAGAAGTGGCTGCCGGGCGTCGTATCGGGGCACGGCAACGACGGCTCCCGGGTGACCGTGCGCGACCTGCTGCGGCAGACGAGCGGGCTGTTCGACTACGTCGACGACCCCGAGCTGGGCGGAGTGCTCAAGGACTTCGACAAGTACCGCCACGACACCACCCCGGCGCGGGACTACGTGGCGGTGGCCATGCGGCACAAGCCCCTGTTCACCCCCGGCGCCGGGAAGACCAGATGGGCCTACTCGAACACCAACTACCTGCTCCTTGAGATGATCATCGAGAAGGCGGGCACGCTGCCGTGGAGAGAGCAGGTCGAGCACCGCGTCATAGCCCCCCTCGGGCTGCGGGAGACCTCCATAGGCGGGGCCAACCCGTTCATGCCGGGCCCCCACGCCAAGGTCACGCTGCCGGGGGCCGACGGGAAGCCGCTCGATGCCACGGAGCACAGCCTCCAGCACACCGCCGACTCCGGGGTCATCAGCTCCACGCGCGACGTGAACACCTTCTTCCGCGCGCTGATGGGCGGCAAGCTGCTTCCCCCGGCCCAGCTGAAGGAGATGCGGCACACGGTGGAGCGCACCGACGACCCGGAGGACGTCGCCGCCTGGCCGAAGGGCGGTTACGGCCTGGGGGTGCGGGAGACCCCGCTCTCGTGCGGCGGCAGCTACTGGCACCACGAGGGCGACGGCTTCGGCTCCTACACCCGCACGGGCGTCACCCAGGACGGCCGCCGGTCCGTCGCGATCTCGGTCACCAGCGACGGGGGCGTCCCCGACCAGGTGCGGCTCAACGCGGCGACCCGCCGCCTGGTCGACCACGCGCTGTGCGGCAAGGACGGCTGA
- a CDS encoding excalibur calcium-binding domain-containing protein, with protein sequence MANPYIPPQSPQPIPPYPVPSRPAPRWARKRYVLPGAALALLIGAGIGAGDDSAGASAAGPRPTATVTATKTAEAAASPAAEAKPRAKPKAGPTVTATKTVKATRTVRATVTAQPARGGGGGGDGGGDGGAASGPFGNCAEARAANAAPVHRGDPGYGPHLDRDGDGVGCDT encoded by the coding sequence ATGGCAAATCCATATATACCGCCGCAGTCACCGCAGCCCATACCGCCATATCCCGTACCGTCACGCCCCGCGCCACGATGGGCGCGCAAGCGCTACGTGCTGCCGGGCGCGGCGCTCGCGCTCCTCATCGGTGCGGGAATCGGGGCCGGCGACGACAGTGCTGGTGCGAGCGCCGCGGGGCCTCGTCCCACGGCCACCGTCACGGCCACGAAGACGGCGGAAGCCGCCGCCTCGCCCGCCGCGGAAGCGAAGCCGAGAGCGAAGCCGAAAGCGGGTCCGACGGTCACGGCCACCAAGACGGTGAAGGCCACGAGGACCGTGCGCGCCACCGTCACCGCACAGCCCGCGCGCGGAGGCGGGGGCGGCGGCGACGGCGGGGGCGACGGGGGTGCCGCTTCGGGCCCCTTCGGCAACTGTGCCGAGGCGCGCGCGGCGAACGCCGCGCCCGTGCACCGGGGCGATCCCGGGTACGGGCCGCATCTCGACCGGGACGGGGACGGCGTCGGCTGCGACACCTGA
- a CDS encoding ABC transporter ATP-binding protein has product MSSESTQAPDRKPPAAAHKSPAAVRKPSAAAQDIVFDHVVKTYPNSTTPAVDDLSLTVPAGEICVLLGPSGSGKTTALMMVNRLAELTGGDIRIGERSIMDHDPIKLRRSIGYVIQQTGLFPHLTIADNIATVPKVLGWDKKRVKERVSDLLELVGLPPGEYGKRYPSQLSGGQRQRVGIARALAADPPVMLMDEPFGALDPITREHVQDEFLALHERIRKTVIFVSHDIDEAVKMGDRIAIFREGGKLAQYDTPRTLLKEPADAFVARFVGADRGLKRLTLTKLADLDLDPAPTDQDTAQLPALTADASLRAALSLMVAEGTDAVRVTGPEAAGENKGKAEGKAEGEAEGKAEGEAEVLGLATLDAVRKAGAA; this is encoded by the coding sequence ATGAGTTCGGAAAGTACGCAAGCCCCCGACCGCAAGCCCCCTGCTGCGGCCCACAAGTCCCCTGCCGCAGTCCGTAAGCCCTCTGCCGCGGCGCAGGACATCGTCTTCGACCACGTCGTCAAGACCTACCCCAACTCCACCACCCCCGCCGTCGACGACCTGTCGCTCACGGTCCCCGCGGGCGAGATCTGTGTGCTGCTCGGCCCCTCCGGCAGCGGCAAGACGACCGCGCTGATGATGGTCAACCGGCTTGCCGAGCTGACCGGTGGCGACATCCGCATCGGTGAGCGCTCGATCATGGACCACGACCCGATCAAGCTGCGCCGCTCCATCGGCTACGTCATCCAGCAGACCGGGCTGTTCCCGCACCTGACCATCGCCGACAACATCGCGACCGTCCCCAAGGTCCTCGGCTGGGACAAGAAGCGGGTCAAGGAGCGGGTCTCCGACCTGCTGGAACTGGTCGGCCTGCCACCCGGCGAGTACGGCAAGCGCTACCCCTCCCAGCTGTCCGGCGGCCAGCGCCAGCGCGTCGGCATCGCCCGAGCCCTGGCCGCCGACCCTCCCGTGATGCTGATGGACGAGCCCTTCGGCGCGCTCGACCCGATCACCCGCGAACATGTGCAGGACGAGTTCCTGGCGCTGCACGAACGCATCCGCAAGACCGTGATCTTCGTCAGCCACGACATCGACGAGGCCGTGAAGATGGGCGACCGGATCGCCATCTTCCGCGAGGGCGGCAAGCTCGCCCAGTACGACACCCCGCGCACCCTCCTCAAGGAGCCGGCGGACGCTTTCGTCGCCCGCTTCGTGGGTGCCGATCGGGGTCTGAAGCGGCTGACGCTCACCAAGCTCGCCGACCTCGACCTCGACCCCGCCCCCACGGACCAGGACACCGCACAGCTCCCGGCCCTCACCGCCGACGCCAGCCTGCGCGCCGCGCTCTCCCTCATGGTGGCCGAGGGCACCGACGCCGTCCGCGTCACCGGGCCGGAGGCCGCGGGCGAGAACAAGGGGAAGGCCGAGGGGAAGGCTGAGGGGGAGGCCGAGGGGAAGGCTGAGGGGGAGGCCGAAGTGCTGGGCCTCGCGACCCTCGACGCCGTGCGGAAGGCGGGCGCGGCGTGA
- a CDS encoding ABC transporter permease encodes MSAEPVIPDFGDPSACVAGDATFCTDWFTGHWSNLFWPALLQHLQLTLIAVVLGFVLAVAAAILCHFHGWLAAPLSAVTSFLYTVPPLALFQLLVPVTGFSVLTVETALVLYSLYLLFTTILTGLREVPQDAVRAARGMGLTRLQILFKVELRLAVPSLIAGLRVATVMTIGIVAIAAYVVDQGLGSLILKALQSPFNTQFIGAGALAVVLALVADGVLVLAGRLLTPWARTRRAA; translated from the coding sequence GTGAGCGCGGAACCCGTCATCCCCGACTTCGGGGACCCCAGCGCCTGCGTGGCCGGCGACGCGACCTTCTGCACCGACTGGTTCACCGGGCACTGGTCCAACCTCTTTTGGCCCGCGCTGCTCCAGCACCTCCAACTGACCCTGATCGCCGTCGTCCTCGGCTTCGTCCTCGCCGTCGCCGCCGCGATCCTGTGCCACTTCCACGGCTGGCTGGCCGCGCCGCTCTCCGCGGTGACCTCCTTCCTCTACACGGTGCCGCCGCTGGCGCTCTTCCAGCTGCTGGTCCCGGTGACCGGCTTCTCCGTCCTCACCGTCGAGACGGCCCTCGTCCTCTACAGCCTCTATCTGCTGTTCACCACCATCCTCACCGGCCTGCGCGAGGTCCCCCAGGACGCGGTGCGTGCCGCGCGCGGCATGGGGCTGACCCGGCTCCAGATCCTCTTCAAGGTCGAACTCCGGCTCGCCGTGCCCTCGTTGATCGCCGGCCTCCGGGTGGCCACGGTCATGACCATCGGCATCGTCGCCATCGCCGCCTACGTCGTCGACCAGGGACTGGGCTCGCTGATCCTCAAGGCGCTCCAGTCGCCCTTCAACACCCAGTTCATCGGCGCCGGCGCGCTGGCCGTCGTGCTGGCGCTGGTGGCCGACGGCGTGCTCGTCCTCGCCGGGCGGCTGCTCACACCGTGGGCGCGGACGAGGAGGGCCGCATAA
- a CDS encoding CocE/NonD family hydrolase, translated as MSTARPTGTPHRPSHGDRTHAVRVLRHVWVPLKDGTRLAARVWLPADAEGPVPAVLEYIPYRKNDGTAPRDATLHGQFAQAGYAAVRVDCRGSGDSDGVMLDEYHQTELDDALEVLAWIERQEWADGQVAIIGKSWGGFNGLQIAALQPPQLRCVVTVCSTDDRYADDVHYAGGSLLASEMLPWAATMLAYNARPHDPAVLGDAWRAEWLDRLDKTVPYAEEWLTHQRRDAYWRHGSVCEDYSAIKVPVYAVGGWLDPYRGAVFRLMEHLDPATAPVKAMVGPWAHTYPHQAEPGPAMDFQGECVRWFDHWMRGADNGIMDEPRLHAWIPESTPVGSDREIRPGRWTAEPSWPAPGVTARRIPLAELGGGEGTALLRSPLPLGAASGDFLKFGDISGQYGDQAADDGRSHTFTGPVLEETTEILGVPEVSLRVTSDRPQAQLAVRLCEVFPDGSAKLVTTGLLNLTHRDGHAEPEPLEPGRAYEVSVPLFAIGHAFGAGNRIRVAVSASLWPWAWPSPEKVTVELDASYGELTLPVRAPRPAEEAALRPYDPPREGPPHSIELTGIPGDRTVTLDLETGEQTVTTTPADGTMVDHADGLTRTGSDLNRFRLTEGDPLSAVVECERDEAISRGEWATRVHTRSRMTADATDFLVVNTLTAYEGSGADERQVFARTWTFSVSRDQV; from the coding sequence ATGAGCACCGCCCGCCCCACCGGCACCCCGCACAGGCCGTCTCATGGCGACCGCACCCACGCCGTCCGCGTACTGCGGCACGTATGGGTCCCGCTCAAGGACGGGACCAGGCTCGCCGCGCGGGTGTGGCTGCCCGCTGACGCCGAGGGGCCCGTGCCCGCCGTCCTGGAGTACATCCCGTACCGCAAGAACGACGGGACCGCGCCCCGCGACGCCACGCTGCACGGACAGTTCGCGCAGGCCGGGTACGCCGCCGTGCGAGTCGACTGCCGGGGCAGCGGCGACTCCGACGGCGTGATGCTCGACGAGTACCACCAGACCGAGCTGGACGACGCGCTTGAGGTCCTCGCCTGGATCGAGCGGCAGGAGTGGGCGGACGGCCAGGTCGCGATCATCGGCAAGTCCTGGGGCGGCTTCAACGGGCTCCAGATCGCCGCGCTCCAGCCCCCGCAGCTGCGCTGCGTCGTCACCGTCTGTTCCACCGACGACCGCTACGCCGACGACGTGCACTACGCGGGCGGCTCCCTGCTCGCCTCCGAGATGCTGCCGTGGGCCGCGACGATGCTCGCCTACAACGCCCGCCCCCACGACCCCGCCGTACTCGGCGACGCCTGGCGCGCCGAGTGGCTGGACCGGCTCGACAAGACCGTGCCGTACGCCGAGGAGTGGCTCACCCACCAGCGGCGCGACGCCTACTGGCGGCACGGCTCGGTGTGCGAGGACTACTCCGCGATCAAGGTGCCCGTCTACGCGGTCGGCGGCTGGCTGGACCCCTACCGGGGCGCGGTCTTCCGCCTCATGGAACACCTCGACCCGGCGACGGCACCGGTCAAGGCCATGGTCGGACCCTGGGCGCACACCTACCCCCACCAGGCGGAGCCCGGCCCGGCGATGGACTTCCAGGGCGAGTGCGTGCGCTGGTTCGACCACTGGATGCGCGGCGCCGACAACGGGATCATGGACGAGCCCCGGCTGCATGCCTGGATACCCGAGTCCACCCCGGTGGGCAGCGACCGCGAGATACGCCCCGGACGCTGGACAGCCGAGCCCTCCTGGCCCGCGCCCGGTGTGACGGCGCGCCGTATCCCCCTCGCCGAGCTGGGCGGAGGGGAGGGGACGGCGCTGCTGCGCTCGCCACTGCCCCTCGGCGCGGCCTCCGGCGACTTCCTCAAGTTCGGCGACATATCCGGGCAGTACGGTGATCAGGCCGCCGACGACGGCCGCTCCCACACCTTCACCGGGCCGGTGCTGGAGGAGACCACCGAGATCCTCGGTGTCCCCGAGGTCAGCCTCCGCGTCACCAGCGACCGGCCGCAGGCGCAGCTCGCGGTGCGGCTGTGCGAGGTCTTCCCCGACGGCTCCGCCAAGCTGGTCACCACCGGACTGCTCAACCTCACCCACCGCGACGGACACGCCGAGCCCGAGCCGCTGGAGCCGGGCCGCGCCTATGAGGTGAGCGTGCCGCTGTTCGCCATCGGTCACGCCTTCGGCGCCGGCAACCGGATCCGGGTCGCCGTCTCCGCCTCGCTGTGGCCCTGGGCCTGGCCGTCCCCCGAAAAGGTGACGGTCGAACTCGACGCCTCGTACGGCGAGCTGACGCTCCCGGTGCGCGCCCCGCGCCCCGCCGAGGAGGCCGCGCTGCGCCCGTACGACCCACCACGCGAAGGCCCACCGCACAGCATCGAGCTGACGGGGATCCCCGGGGACCGCACGGTGACCCTCGACCTGGAGACCGGCGAGCAGACCGTCACCACCACCCCCGCCGACGGCACCATGGTCGACCACGCCGACGGGCTGACCCGCACCGGAAGCGACCTCAACCGTTTCCGCCTCACCGAGGGCGACCCCCTCTCGGCGGTCGTCGAGTGCGAGCGCGACGAGGCGATCAGCAGGGGCGAGTGGGCCACCCGCGTGCACACCCGCTCCCGGATGACGGCGGACGCCACCGACTTCCTCGTGGTCAACACCCTGACCGCGTATGAGGGCAGCGGCGCCGACGAGCGGCAGGTCTTCGCGCGCACGTGGACCTTCTCCGTCTCCCGGGACCAGGTGTGA
- a CDS encoding ABC transporter substrate-binding protein, with protein MRPPQPRLWGYRSRGYGVAVGLLVLGLLLALTSCGRAAATATGGRPTVVIGAKQFTEQWIIGEMYKQALTKAGYDVELKSNIGSTNIIDGALTSGQIDLYPEYTGVILQSLARDNSIPHSAQETFRKAKAFQKTRGLTMLEPTPFQNKNAVAVKPAFAKKHGLKTIGDLKKAGHFRFAEYPDNIAGAFGYGEMAKTYGLKNSKVKSLNIGLQYKALDNGDVEAADVFTTDPQLAKGDYTILKDDKNFYGFQNVAPVVHKDVLKEQGPAFAKTLNKVDALLTEKAVRDLNRAVDTVRLTPSEVAERFLKANDLL; from the coding sequence GTGAGGCCGCCGCAGCCCCGGTTGTGGGGCTACCGCTCCCGGGGGTACGGCGTGGCCGTGGGGCTGCTGGTCCTGGGCCTGCTCCTGGCCCTCACCAGCTGCGGGCGGGCCGCCGCGACGGCGACCGGCGGCAGACCCACCGTCGTCATCGGCGCCAAGCAGTTCACCGAGCAGTGGATCATCGGCGAGATGTACAAGCAGGCCCTCACCAAGGCCGGCTACGACGTCGAGCTGAAGTCCAACATCGGCTCCACCAACATCATCGACGGCGCCCTCACCTCGGGCCAGATCGACCTGTATCCCGAGTACACCGGCGTCATTCTCCAGTCGCTCGCCCGGGACAACTCCATTCCGCACTCGGCGCAGGAGACCTTCCGCAAGGCGAAGGCGTTCCAGAAGACCCGCGGGCTGACGATGCTCGAGCCCACGCCCTTCCAGAACAAGAACGCCGTCGCCGTGAAGCCCGCGTTCGCCAAGAAGCACGGTCTGAAGACCATCGGCGACCTCAAGAAGGCGGGACACTTCCGCTTCGCCGAATACCCCGACAACATCGCGGGCGCCTTCGGCTACGGCGAGATGGCGAAGACGTACGGCCTCAAGAACTCCAAGGTCAAGTCCCTCAACATCGGCCTTCAGTACAAGGCCCTCGACAACGGGGACGTGGAGGCGGCCGACGTCTTCACCACCGACCCGCAGCTCGCCAAGGGCGACTACACGATCCTCAAGGACGACAAGAACTTCTACGGCTTCCAGAACGTCGCCCCCGTCGTGCACAAGGACGTACTCAAGGAGCAGGGCCCCGCATTCGCGAAGACGCTGAACAAGGTCGACGCCCTGCTGACGGAAAAGGCCGTACGGGACCTCAACCGCGCCGTCGACACCGTCCGGCTCACCCCCAGCGAGGTCGCCGAACGATTCCTGAAGGCCAACGACTTGCTCTGA
- a CDS encoding ABC transporter permease, which yields MSTFLGSFTFMGDQLSLLLDKTGQHLWMCAVVIAVSLVVAVPLGLWLGHLHKGEFLTTSISNIGRALPNLAVIAIGLGIFGLTFTNIAIALLITAIPPILSQAYLAVDQVDPDMVRSARGMGLTPTQVLFKVELPLALPLLFSGIRIAVVYVISSATLATVAGGGGLGDIVLGQATYGLEGVIAAALWVAALALAADGLLALLQRVLVPKGLRVSRG from the coding sequence ATGTCCACCTTTCTCGGGTCCTTCACCTTCATGGGAGACCAGCTCTCCCTGCTCCTGGACAAGACCGGCCAGCACCTGTGGATGTGCGCGGTCGTCATCGCCGTCTCGCTCGTCGTCGCCGTTCCGCTCGGGCTGTGGCTGGGTCACCTGCACAAGGGCGAGTTCCTGACCACGAGCATCTCCAACATCGGCCGAGCGCTGCCGAACCTCGCGGTCATCGCGATCGGTCTCGGCATCTTCGGACTCACCTTCACCAACATCGCCATCGCCCTCCTCATCACGGCGATCCCCCCGATCCTCAGCCAGGCATATCTGGCCGTCGACCAGGTCGACCCCGACATGGTGCGCTCCGCGCGCGGCATGGGACTCACCCCCACCCAGGTCCTGTTCAAGGTGGAGCTGCCGCTGGCCCTGCCGCTGCTGTTCTCCGGCATCCGGATCGCGGTGGTCTACGTCATCTCCAGCGCGACCCTCGCCACCGTCGCCGGGGGCGGCGGCCTCGGCGACATCGTCCTGGGCCAGGCCACCTACGGCCTGGAGGGCGTCATCGCCGCCGCGCTGTGGGTGGCGGCGCTCGCCCTCGCCGCCGACGGGCTGCTGGCCCTGCTCCAGCGTGTGCTCGTCCCGAAGGGCCTGCGCGTCAGCCGGGGCTGA